One genomic window of Sphingomonas sp. C3-2 includes the following:
- a CDS encoding SDR family oxidoreductase, whose translation MRGIKGRAAVVTGAGDGIGRGVAIRLAEEGARVLVADINFENAQAVADHIRAQGGEAEPCRADVSQRDQVEAMVDSALTRFGSADILVNNAWGGGTTKRLKDKTDADFLRGFTMSVSAAHWAMLRAFPSMKERGWGRIVSMCSLNGVNAHLYTAEYNVGKEALRALTRTAAREWAPFGICANIVCPGAKSAAYARFEQANPQAAALVAGQNPMGWVGDPLDDIAPVVAFLASDDCRYMTGNTLFVDGGSHINGVAWAPQLPDEDKG comes from the coding sequence ATGCGTGGAATCAAGGGGCGCGCCGCCGTCGTTACCGGCGCTGGCGATGGGATCGGCCGGGGCGTGGCCATCCGTCTGGCCGAAGAAGGCGCCCGTGTGCTGGTGGCCGATATCAACTTCGAAAATGCACAGGCCGTGGCCGATCATATCCGCGCACAGGGCGGCGAGGCCGAACCCTGCCGCGCCGATGTCAGCCAGCGCGATCAGGTCGAGGCGATGGTCGATTCCGCGCTCACCCGGTTCGGCAGCGCCGATATTCTCGTGAACAACGCCTGGGGCGGCGGCACGACCAAGCGGCTGAAGGACAAGACCGACGCGGATTTCCTGCGCGGCTTCACGATGAGCGTCAGCGCCGCGCACTGGGCCATGCTGCGGGCCTTCCCGTCGATGAAGGAACGTGGTTGGGGCCGCATCGTCAGCATGTGTTCGCTGAACGGCGTTAACGCGCATCTCTATACCGCCGAATATAATGTCGGGAAGGAAGCGCTCCGTGCGCTCACTCGCACCGCCGCGCGCGAATGGGCGCCGTTCGGCATCTGCGCCAATATCGTCTGCCCCGGCGCGAAAAGCGCGGCCTATGCGCGCTTCGAGCAGGCCAATCCGCAGGCGGCCGCGCTGGTCGCGGGGCAGAATCCGATGGGCTGGGTCGGCGATCCGCTCGACGATATCGCCCCCGTCGTCGCCTTCCTCGCCAGCGACGATTGCCGCTACATGACCGGCAACACGCTGTTCGTCGATGGCGGCTCGCACATCAATGGCGTCGCCTGGGCACCCCAGCTGCCCGACGAGGATAAGGGCTGA
- a CDS encoding SDR family NAD(P)-dependent oxidoreductase: protein MRDIIAVVTGASRGAGKGIAVALGAAGARVYVTGRSVDDTALPLPGTVGATAEAVTAAGGEGIAVAVDHGDDASVAALFERIEKECGRIDILVHSATALSDDLVKSGPFWEKSDDMVDILDVGLRSAYQATRIAAPLLLKSKAGLVVAISSPGAQCYMHGPAYGAQKAGLDKMMFDMARDFRPFDVACVSIWPGPMRTERLEISARERPDVYGAMFENAETTELQGHVIAAVAQSDKRMEMSGNAYYTADLAMEFGITEADGRQPPSFATMLGEPHRFHPAVIE from the coding sequence ATGAGGGATATCATAGCCGTTGTGACCGGCGCCAGCCGCGGCGCCGGCAAGGGAATTGCCGTTGCGCTGGGCGCTGCGGGCGCGCGGGTATATGTGACCGGCCGTTCGGTGGACGACACCGCCCTGCCCCTGCCCGGCACCGTCGGCGCGACCGCCGAGGCCGTGACGGCAGCAGGCGGCGAAGGCATTGCAGTGGCCGTGGACCACGGCGACGACGCCTCGGTGGCCGCGCTGTTCGAGCGGATCGAGAAGGAATGCGGCCGGATCGACATCCTTGTCCATTCGGCGACCGCGCTGTCGGACGATCTGGTGAAATCGGGCCCGTTCTGGGAAAAGTCCGACGATATGGTCGATATCCTCGATGTCGGCCTGCGTTCGGCCTATCAGGCGACGCGGATCGCGGCACCGCTGCTGCTCAAATCGAAGGCCGGGCTTGTCGTCGCGATCTCTTCGCCGGGCGCGCAGTGCTATATGCACGGCCCCGCTTATGGCGCGCAAAAGGCCGGGCTCGACAAGATGATGTTCGACATGGCGCGCGATTTCCGTCCGTTCGATGTGGCGTGCGTTTCGATCTGGCCGGGCCCGATGCGGACCGAACGCCTCGAAATCAGCGCGCGCGAACGCCCCGATGTGTACGGCGCGATGTTCGAAAATGCCGAGACCACCGAATTACAGGGCCATGTGATCGCGGCCGTCGCACAATCGGACAAGCGCATGGAGATGTCGGGCAACGCCTATTACACCGCCGATCTGGCGATGGAGTTCGGGATCACCGAGGCCGACGGCCGTCAGCCGCCCTCGTTTGCCACCATGCTGGGCGAACCGCACCGGTTCCACCCCGCTGTGATCGAATAG
- a CDS encoding NAD(P)/FAD-dependent oxidoreductase, whose amino-acid sequence MTAMAATENGKKLRYAVIGAGMAGILAGIRLKERGETDFVIFEKGDGLGGTWRDNHYPGLTCDVPAHAYTYSFAPNPEWSAFYATGPEIRGYFNGVAEQYGVVPHIRYNSEVVGCVYDDATHQWEVTIVDGSKHVVDVVIAASGVLHHPKYPDIAGLDSFEGTCLHSARWDDSVETAGKRVGVIGCGSTGIQIVTALSGHSERVVHFQRSPQWIMPVPYFEYSDEDRQAFRDDVQKIDDIRYGDDYWSGIRRFTKAVTDVDGPEMKEIEAVVLRNLEDSIRDPELREKLRPNYRAACKRLIYSWSYYDAVQHPSVFVETGGIERVEPNGVRMKDGSFHELDILVLATGFHADRFIRPATVTGRAGASLDDAWSRRPTAYLAVSIPGFPNFFMLNGPTGPVGNFSLIDIAERQWGYVDQLIDQLRSGTHRAVEPSQAAMDDYEARRIDAAKRTIFGSGCTSWYLDAEGVPASWPWSYEAFSEAMDAPKLEDYLLHA is encoded by the coding sequence ATGACTGCAATGGCGGCAACGGAAAACGGCAAGAAGCTGCGCTACGCGGTGATCGGTGCGGGCATGGCCGGTATCCTCGCGGGTATCCGTCTCAAGGAACGTGGCGAAACCGATTTCGTCATCTTTGAAAAGGGTGATGGCCTTGGCGGCACCTGGCGCGACAATCACTATCCCGGCCTCACCTGCGACGTGCCGGCGCATGCCTATACATACAGCTTTGCGCCCAATCCCGAATGGAGCGCCTTTTACGCCACCGGCCCCGAAATCCGTGGCTATTTCAACGGCGTCGCCGAACAATATGGTGTGGTCCCGCACATCCGCTACAACAGCGAAGTCGTCGGCTGCGTCTATGACGATGCCACCCACCAGTGGGAAGTGACGATCGTCGACGGCTCAAAGCATGTCGTCGATGTCGTGATCGCCGCCTCGGGCGTGCTCCATCACCCCAAATATCCCGATATCGCCGGGCTCGACAGCTTTGAAGGCACCTGCCTCCACAGCGCGCGCTGGGACGACAGCGTCGAAACCGCGGGCAAGCGCGTCGGCGTCATCGGCTGCGGATCGACCGGTATCCAGATCGTCACCGCGCTTTCGGGGCATTCCGAACGCGTCGTCCATTTCCAGCGCTCGCCGCAATGGATCATGCCCGTCCCCTATTTCGAATATAGCGACGAGGATCGTCAGGCCTTCCGCGACGATGTCCAGAAGATCGACGATATCCGTTATGGCGACGATTACTGGTCGGGCATCCGCCGCTTCACCAAGGCGGTCACCGATGTCGACGGCCCCGAAATGAAGGAAATCGAAGCGGTCGTCCTGCGCAATCTGGAAGACAGCATCCGCGATCCCGAACTGCGCGAAAAGCTGCGCCCCAATTACCGCGCGGCGTGCAAGCGGCTCATCTATTCGTGGAGCTATTACGACGCGGTCCAGCATCCCTCGGTCTTCGTCGAAACCGGCGGCATCGAACGGGTCGAGCCGAACGGCGTCCGCATGAAGGATGGCAGCTTCCACGAACTCGACATCCTCGTGCTCGCCACCGGCTTCCATGCCGATCGCTTCATCCGCCCGGCCACCGTCACGGGCCGCGCGGGCGCGTCGCTCGACGATGCATGGAGCCGTCGTCCGACCGCCTATCTCGCGGTCAGCATTCCCGGCTTCCCGAACTTCTTCATGCTCAATGGCCCCACCGGTCCGGTCGGCAACTTCTCGCTCATCGATATCGCCGAGCGCCAATGGGGCTATGTCGATCAACTGATCGATCAGCTGCGCAGCGGCACGCACCGCGCGGTCGAGCCGAGCCAGGCGGCGATGGATGACTATGAAGCGCGCCGGATCGACGCGGCCAAGCGCACGATCTTCGGTTCGGGCTGCACCAGCTGGTATCTCGATGCAGAAGGCGTTCCCGCCAGCTGGCCGTGGAGCTACGAAGCCTTTTCCGAGGCGATGGATGCCCCCAAGCTTGAGGATTATCTGCTCCACGCCTGA